In the genome of Pelobacter seleniigenes DSM 18267, one region contains:
- a CDS encoding DUF3450 domain-containing protein — MRIFRGIALGLFLAGLLSPRAVQALDDSVGRKIEKPVEQAIDIRQGVQKQEEQWRQEKQQQLARYEQVQKELQALQEHYQQLQQEHGALQDKVAEKSAELEQIAQITAQLEPLLQDILVRLRAFYQGDLPFLATERNQRLERLGQILDDGATPLNEKLRKTMETLLVEVDYGRTIEVTRDTIALSGQPTLVNIFRLGRLALYYQTLDEQSCGFFNLAEQQWQPLPATYTSSIRTVFEIGAKRRAVELVSLPLGRLVRP; from the coding sequence TTGCGGATATTCAGGGGCATAGCCTTGGGATTGTTCCTGGCGGGGCTGCTGAGTCCAAGGGCTGTACAGGCGCTGGATGATTCGGTCGGCAGGAAGATCGAAAAACCGGTGGAACAGGCGATCGACATTCGCCAGGGGGTGCAGAAACAGGAAGAGCAATGGCGGCAGGAAAAACAGCAACAACTGGCCCGTTATGAACAGGTGCAGAAGGAGTTGCAGGCTTTGCAGGAGCATTATCAGCAACTGCAGCAGGAACATGGCGCTTTGCAGGACAAGGTTGCGGAGAAGAGCGCAGAGTTGGAACAGATTGCTCAGATCACTGCCCAGCTGGAGCCTTTGCTGCAGGATATCCTGGTGCGGCTGCGGGCTTTCTATCAGGGGGATCTACCGTTTCTGGCCACAGAGCGGAATCAGCGACTGGAGCGGCTGGGGCAGATTCTGGACGATGGAGCGACCCCGCTCAATGAAAAACTGCGGAAGACCATGGAAACCCTGCTGGTTGAGGTCGACTATGGCCGCACCATTGAGGTGACACGGGATACCATTGCCCTGTCTGGCCAGCCGACCCTGGTGAATATCTTCCGCCTCGGCCGGCTGGCCCTCTATTACCAGACCCTGGATGAGCAGAGTTGTGGTTTTTTCAATCTTGCCGAACAGCAGTGGCAGCCATTGCCGGCGACTTACACCAGCAGTATCCGGACTGTTTTCGAAATCGGCGCAAAACGGCGGGCGGTTGAGTTGGTCAGCCTGCCGCTGGGGCGTTTGGTGCGGCCATGA
- a CDS encoding ABC transporter ATP-binding protein — protein sequence MSLIEIDQLSFGYTDQPVLDDISMRVESGEVVALLGPNGSGKTTLLKLLLGLFKPLRGQVRLNGRRIDAFSAKQLARNVAYVPQVHRMAFGYSVLDIVLMGRMSHKGMFFSYSKSDEKIAREALERMGIAHLGERPYTEISGGERQLTLIARALTQGAEIFVMDEPVNGLDYGHQIRLLSRIAELAASGYTFIKTTHYPDHALWISDRVVMLKEGKILADGPAHKVVCRQNLSALYNAQVDVCAVAGGVVCIPEALQRGNSLAGTLTRSRNPASPLRRVVGE from the coding sequence ATGTCCCTGATAGAGATCGATCAGTTAAGTTTTGGCTACACCGACCAACCGGTTCTTGACGATATCTCCATGCGGGTTGAAAGCGGTGAGGTCGTGGCCTTGCTGGGGCCGAACGGCAGCGGCAAAACCACCCTGCTTAAACTGCTGCTCGGACTGTTCAAGCCCCTCCGGGGGCAGGTCCGGTTGAACGGCCGCCGGATTGACGCTTTCAGCGCCAAACAATTGGCCAGGAACGTTGCCTACGTGCCGCAGGTGCACCGGATGGCTTTTGGCTACAGCGTTCTTGACATCGTCTTGATGGGGCGCATGTCGCACAAAGGGATGTTTTTCAGCTACAGCAAAAGCGACGAAAAAATCGCTCGCGAAGCTTTGGAACGGATGGGCATCGCCCATCTTGGGGAACGGCCCTACACGGAGATCAGCGGTGGCGAACGCCAGCTGACCCTGATTGCGCGGGCATTGACCCAGGGTGCGGAAATTTTCGTGATGGACGAACCGGTCAACGGGCTTGATTACGGTCATCAGATCCGTTTGCTCAGCCGGATAGCCGAACTGGCGGCCAGTGGTTACACCTTTATTAAAACCACCCATTACCCGGATCACGCCCTCTGGATCTCGGACCGGGTGGTGATGCTGAAAGAAGGGAAAATTCTGGCCGACGGCCCGGCACACAAGGTTGTCTGCCGGCAGAACCTGTCTGCGCTTTATAACGCTCAGGTTGATGTCTGCGCGGTTGCCGGCGGCGTGGTCTGCATTCCGGAGGCCCTGCAGCGGGGGAACTCTTTGGCGGGTACCCTTACTCGGTCGCGGAACCCGGCGAGCCCGTTACGACGGGTCGTGGGGGAATAA
- a CDS encoding TonB-dependent receptor plug domain-containing protein: protein MNIRCFATLLGGLLLVAPVTANASDPQQLAPLVVTATMTEQPLNSATGTIQVITHEQIVQLAAEDVADVLQHAAGINVMTGTGRSREASIRGMGGGHTLILLDGRRITGGYNAIVDLKQIPVLLIDHIEIVRGPGSALYGSEAAGGVINIITSQPPRQTEAAVDARGGVGLAAEQSLQGQVGTAAGPLRATIAAAHGKQDGWDDAAEPGQEVDDTQLDTVYTRAAVDLASGQVLSLGGEWGEFQRDGQRYYMNAERKRAGDEKRIGGYLQYELAADTPYRAMVRVYGNQSKGSYQFSPTAPSGNADENQRELLQLETRGSYQVVNGLTLTAGGELRWETLEGDQLSSYDDDHKSDQIKAMYGQFDWSPNAWLNLVGSLRFDDYANSGSQVTPRLVASVFIPSGKLWAGYGQGFRAATLDELYGQVYRRQGKDLYLGNEDLDPETSDSFEAGAELHNQRVRGQLVYFHNRVEDLIDLVQVGASGSSRTYEYQNVNKATTYGLELETGLTLSRRLDLSVQGTWLQSENKDTGKDLAGEPEWKGEVAVTWQVPLVDIESQLRYLYFGNCEDGSGGKLDGYDLVSLYLSKQLTDSLKVYAGSDNLFQEENDYFIQDPLQVYAGINYRF, encoded by the coding sequence ATGAATATTCGATGTTTTGCCACTCTTCTCGGGGGGCTGCTGTTGGTCGCCCCGGTAACCGCAAATGCCAGTGATCCTCAGCAGCTGGCGCCACTGGTGGTGACCGCAACCATGACCGAACAGCCGCTTAACAGCGCGACCGGCACAATCCAGGTGATCACTCATGAACAGATTGTCCAACTGGCGGCCGAAGACGTTGCCGATGTGCTGCAGCATGCCGCCGGGATCAATGTCATGACCGGTACCGGGAGAAGCCGGGAAGCATCCATCCGGGGCATGGGCGGCGGGCATACCCTGATCCTGCTGGATGGGCGCAGGATCACCGGCGGCTACAACGCCATCGTTGATCTTAAACAAATTCCGGTGCTGCTGATCGACCATATCGAAATCGTCCGCGGTCCGGGATCGGCCCTGTACGGCAGCGAAGCGGCCGGCGGGGTGATCAATATCATCACCAGCCAGCCACCGCGGCAGACCGAAGCGGCTGTTGATGCCCGCGGCGGGGTTGGCTTGGCTGCGGAGCAGTCACTCCAGGGGCAGGTGGGTACTGCCGCAGGTCCGTTGCGGGCCACCATTGCGGCGGCCCATGGCAAGCAGGATGGTTGGGATGACGCCGCTGAGCCCGGTCAGGAGGTGGATGACACCCAGCTTGATACGGTCTATACCCGGGCGGCAGTTGATCTGGCTTCGGGCCAGGTCCTGTCGCTGGGTGGCGAATGGGGCGAATTCCAGCGTGATGGGCAGCGCTATTATATGAATGCCGAACGGAAGCGCGCCGGGGATGAAAAACGGATTGGCGGTTACCTGCAGTACGAATTGGCTGCAGATACCCCGTACCGCGCCATGGTCAGGGTTTACGGCAACCAGAGCAAGGGTTCGTATCAGTTTTCGCCGACTGCTCCTTCGGGTAATGCCGATGAAAACCAACGCGAACTGCTGCAGTTGGAAACCCGGGGTTCTTATCAGGTGGTGAACGGTCTGACCCTGACCGCCGGAGGTGAACTGCGTTGGGAAACCTTGGAAGGGGATCAGCTCTCCAGTTATGACGACGATCACAAATCCGACCAGATCAAAGCCATGTACGGTCAGTTTGACTGGTCCCCGAACGCCTGGCTGAATCTGGTCGGCAGCTTGCGCTTTGATGACTATGCAAACTCCGGCTCTCAGGTGACTCCGCGGCTTGTTGCCAGCGTATTTATCCCCTCGGGTAAGCTCTGGGCCGGTTACGGCCAGGGCTTTCGGGCTGCGACTCTTGATGAGCTGTACGGGCAGGTGTACCGCCGCCAGGGCAAGGACCTTTACCTGGGCAATGAGGATCTCGATCCGGAAACCTCGGACAGTTTTGAAGCCGGTGCGGAGTTGCATAATCAGCGCGTGCGCGGCCAGCTGGTCTACTTCCATAACCGTGTCGAAGACCTGATCGACCTGGTCCAGGTCGGTGCCTCCGGCAGCAGCCGGACCTATGAATACCAGAATGTCAACAAGGCGACGACCTATGGCCTGGAGCTGGAAACCGGCCTGACCCTGAGCCGCCGGCTTGACCTTTCCGTCCAGGGCACCTGGCTGCAGTCTGAAAATAAAGACACCGGCAAGGACCTGGCCGGCGAGCCGGAATGGAAAGGGGAAGTGGCTGTGACCTGGCAGGTGCCATTGGTCGACATCGAAAGTCAGCTCCGCTATCTCTATTTCGGCAATTGTGAGGACGGTTCCGGGGGCAAGCTGGATGGCTATGACCTGGTGAGCCTGTACCTCAGCAAACAGCTGACGGACAGCCTGAAGGTCTATGCCGGTTCGGACAATCTGTTTCAGGAAGAGAACGACTATTTTATTCAGGACCCCCTGCAGGTTTATGCCGGAATCAACTATCGCTTCTGA
- a CDS encoding FecCD family ABC transporter permease, which yields MKAPTVLVVMLVVLVATVLLSMLLGRYPLSLADLQLYFSTHLLGQQSADIDISRMQVLENILMDIRLPRIVAALLIGASLSVAGVVFQSMFINPLVSPGVLGVLSGASFGAAVGMIAGKSWLIVQLGAFSCGLLAVTIALSLALINRGDRLLMLILGGIISGAMFTALLSVVKYLADPYEQLPAIVYWLMGGLSATDARTVLTVSLPMVAGILLLLALSGYLNVMSMGDEEARSLGVNVTLLRLIFIFLATIISALTVILGGIIGWVGLLIPHIARMMVGPDNRLLLPAAALVGATYLVIADDIARLLFSVEIPIGILTSLIGIPFFAFVLARTRKGWG from the coding sequence ATGAAGGCCCCGACGGTTCTGGTCGTGATGCTGGTTGTGCTGGTGGCGACCGTTTTGCTGTCGATGCTGCTGGGACGTTATCCTCTTTCGCTGGCCGATCTGCAGCTGTACTTCAGCACTCATCTGCTTGGCCAGCAGAGTGCGGATATCGATATAAGCCGGATGCAGGTGCTCGAGAATATTCTTATGGATATCCGCCTGCCGCGGATTGTCGCTGCGCTTCTAATCGGCGCTTCATTATCCGTGGCCGGGGTGGTTTTCCAGTCGATGTTTATCAATCCGCTGGTCTCTCCCGGGGTCCTCGGGGTTTTGTCCGGAGCCTCCTTTGGTGCGGCGGTCGGCATGATTGCCGGCAAAAGCTGGCTGATCGTGCAATTGGGCGCTTTCTCCTGCGGCTTGCTGGCCGTAACGATCGCCCTGAGCCTGGCCTTGATCAATCGTGGTGATCGTCTGCTGATGCTGATATTGGGCGGTATTATCAGCGGCGCCATGTTTACGGCTTTGCTTTCTGTGGTCAAATATCTGGCCGATCCTTACGAGCAATTGCCGGCGATCGTCTATTGGCTGATGGGCGGACTGTCCGCAACCGATGCCCGGACCGTGCTGACGGTCAGCCTGCCGATGGTGGCGGGAATTTTGCTTCTGCTGGCCCTGTCCGGGTATCTCAACGTCATGAGTATGGGCGATGAAGAAGCACGCTCCCTGGGGGTCAATGTGACCCTGCTGCGCCTGATCTTCATTTTTCTGGCCACCATTATCAGTGCGCTGACCGTTATTCTGGGCGGGATCATCGGCTGGGTCGGCCTGTTGATTCCCCACATCGCGCGCATGATGGTTGGCCCGGACAACCGGTTGCTGCTGCCCGCAGCGGCCCTGGTCGGTGCCACTTACCTGGTGATTGCCGACGATATCGCCCGGCTGTTGTTTTCTGTTGAGATTCCTATTGGCATTCTGACGTCTTTAATCGGCATACCATTTTTTGCCTTTGTCCTGGCCAGGACACGAAAGGGATGGGGTTAA
- a CDS encoding ABC transporter substrate-binding protein encodes MRRGYFFLVLVVLLGCCGQAEARQLVDMFNRRLEVPEQIKSIYGTSPIATYLAYSLSPELVAGLNTLPSANEKPYLKKSYLDKPILGGWFGQGNVSNLEVLLRVKPDIILNCSWGPSATNEKIEKALGPLHIPVVYVFVEKLSDYPAAYRFLGRLFGLEERGEMLARYTERMLAEAAAVRNGQVGTRLRVYYAEGPQGLQTECDSSIHAQLIPLSGAVNVHHCTDKSNRGQVTVSLEQVLQYAPQIILTHDDEFYRTVRTDPRWSSIKAVQDGRIYKIPKQPFNWFDRPPSFMRLLGLKWLQGVLFQQPDNAALVVEVQNFYQAFLDVTLSAGQARQLLQP; translated from the coding sequence ATGAGACGGGGTTACTTTTTTTTGGTTCTGGTTGTGTTGCTGGGTTGCTGCGGCCAGGCAGAAGCTCGTCAGCTGGTCGATATGTTCAATCGTCGGCTGGAGGTGCCCGAGCAGATCAAAAGCATCTACGGAACTTCGCCGATAGCGACCTACCTGGCCTATTCGCTGAGTCCTGAGCTGGTCGCGGGGCTCAACACGCTGCCATCGGCCAATGAGAAGCCTTATCTGAAAAAAAGTTATCTGGACAAGCCGATCCTGGGCGGCTGGTTTGGGCAGGGGAATGTCTCCAATCTTGAGGTTCTGCTGCGGGTCAAGCCCGATATTATCCTGAACTGTTCCTGGGGTCCTTCGGCAACCAATGAGAAAATCGAAAAGGCTCTGGGGCCGTTGCATATACCGGTGGTTTACGTCTTTGTCGAAAAATTATCCGATTACCCGGCCGCTTATCGTTTTTTGGGCCGCTTGTTCGGGCTTGAAGAACGGGGCGAGATGCTGGCCCGCTATACGGAGCGGATGCTGGCCGAAGCGGCGGCGGTTCGCAACGGGCAGGTCGGGACCAGACTGCGGGTTTATTATGCGGAAGGTCCGCAAGGTCTGCAGACGGAATGCGACAGTTCCATTCATGCGCAGTTGATCCCCCTGAGCGGTGCGGTGAATGTTCATCATTGCACGGATAAAAGCAATCGCGGCCAGGTGACGGTGTCGCTGGAGCAGGTGCTGCAATATGCGCCGCAGATTATCCTCACCCATGATGATGAATTTTACCGGACGGTCAGGACCGATCCACGCTGGAGCAGTATTAAAGCGGTCCAGGATGGGCGGATTTACAAAATTCCCAAACAACCCTTCAACTGGTTTGATCGGCCCCCCTCTTTTATGCGTCTGCTCGGCTTGAAATGGTTGCAGGGTGTGCTTTTTCAGCAGCCTGATAACGCTGCCCTGGTGGTTGAAGTCCAGAATTTTTATCAGGCATTTCTGGATGTCACGCTGTCCGCGGGCCAGGCCAGACAGTTGCTGCAACCATGA
- a CDS encoding TonB-dependent receptor plug domain-containing protein, with amino-acid sequence MSKGIVSILGLFMMMVAGSVLPAAAAESPTNGDVFTLGEVIVSEEKQAVDLATTVTEITAEDIKARSAQTVADALEMLPGVDVEKGGKGQSYVRVRGFDQGDLKVLIDGIPVYEQYFRDLDLAQFPVAAISKITVTKGASSVLYGANTMGGVINIITKKAGAKPTYEVDTEWGDYGTQSYTLNTGAKSGDFSYWLTYNFSQSDAYNLADDFDPADGFNGTHTVNGTHFQEDGGSRDDSGYIRRMINAKLGWEPTDETSVFLTFDYHNNAKGIPVRTWTFSDWEQWTLGLVGETRATDWLKLKGRVYYMDFADTIHETATAASGLLGKKYHQFYDSSYDNYTAGSEVQAFINAGQHNYIKLGLNFTLDHHEQKEIPIGSSSWEDTGTFEAQTYSISAEDEISVNKWLSIVVGASYDYFKPEVKDSPDEDGEIATDHADSVNPQIGAVVTLSEKTTLHASIGKKTRFPHLKELYTSSIVTGNPGLDPQQTIAYEIGADQRFTDRLNGSIAYFYNDISDLIDTTTDSEGNKYYVNINDATIQGLELALDFAVTRNFSSGVNYTYMNTKDDSTGKELYNRPRHRANLDLRYRFPFGLSTSAQGSYVARQFYEHQTTYARTRATNYFLLSARLEQELGRIWGVEGRIYVAGQNLTDKYYVEDGELTAGRTVIAGLNFRY; translated from the coding sequence ATGAGCAAAGGGATTGTTTCAATTCTGGGTCTGTTCATGATGATGGTTGCGGGTTCGGTTTTGCCTGCTGCGGCCGCGGAATCGCCGACCAATGGCGATGTGTTTACCCTGGGAGAAGTCATCGTCAGCGAAGAGAAGCAGGCTGTCGACCTGGCCACGACCGTGACCGAAATCACGGCCGAGGATATCAAGGCCCGGAGCGCCCAGACCGTTGCCGATGCGCTGGAGATGTTACCCGGGGTTGACGTTGAAAAGGGGGGAAAAGGCCAATCGTACGTCAGGGTGCGTGGTTTTGATCAGGGCGATCTGAAAGTCCTGATCGACGGCATTCCGGTGTACGAACAGTACTTCCGCGATCTGGACCTGGCTCAGTTTCCGGTCGCGGCCATCTCAAAAATCACCGTCACCAAAGGAGCTTCATCCGTTTTGTACGGAGCCAACACGATGGGCGGCGTCATCAACATCATCACCAAAAAAGCCGGCGCCAAACCGACCTACGAAGTGGACACCGAGTGGGGTGATTACGGCACGCAAAGTTACACCCTCAACACCGGCGCCAAATCCGGAGATTTCAGCTACTGGTTGACCTATAACTTCAGCCAGTCAGATGCCTATAACCTTGCGGACGATTTCGATCCGGCCGACGGGTTCAACGGCACCCATACTGTCAACGGGACACATTTTCAGGAAGATGGCGGCAGCCGTGATGACAGCGGCTATATCAGAAGGATGATCAACGCCAAGCTGGGCTGGGAACCGACTGACGAGACCAGTGTCTTTCTGACCTTTGACTACCACAACAATGCCAAGGGGATACCGGTTCGGACCTGGACCTTCAGCGACTGGGAGCAATGGACCCTGGGACTGGTCGGCGAAACCCGCGCTACCGATTGGCTGAAACTCAAAGGCCGGGTCTATTACATGGATTTTGCAGACACCATCCACGAGACAGCCACCGCGGCTTCCGGCCTGCTCGGCAAAAAATATCATCAGTTCTACGATTCGTCCTATGACAACTACACTGCCGGTTCCGAAGTTCAGGCCTTTATCAACGCGGGACAACACAACTATATCAAGTTGGGCCTGAACTTCACCCTCGACCACCATGAACAAAAAGAGATCCCCATCGGCTCGAGCAGCTGGGAAGATACCGGCACCTTCGAGGCTCAGACCTATTCTATTTCGGCAGAGGACGAAATCAGCGTCAACAAATGGCTCTCCATTGTCGTTGGCGCCAGCTATGACTATTTCAAACCTGAAGTCAAGGACTCCCCGGACGAAGACGGCGAGATCGCAACCGACCATGCCGACAGCGTCAATCCGCAGATCGGTGCCGTCGTCACTTTAAGTGAAAAAACCACGCTGCATGCATCCATCGGCAAAAAAACCCGTTTTCCGCATCTGAAGGAACTCTATACCTCAAGTATCGTCACCGGCAACCCCGGGCTTGATCCGCAGCAAACCATCGCTTATGAAATCGGCGCCGACCAGCGCTTCACTGATCGCCTGAACGGATCGATCGCCTACTTCTATAATGATATCAGCGATCTGATCGACACCACTACTGACTCTGAGGGCAACAAATATTATGTCAATATCAATGACGCGACCATTCAGGGGCTGGAGCTGGCCCTCGATTTTGCCGTGACCCGGAACTTTTCCAGCGGGGTCAATTACACCTATATGAACACCAAGGATGACAGCACCGGCAAGGAGCTGTACAACCGCCCGCGCCATCGGGCCAACCTTGACCTGCGCTATCGTTTCCCGTTCGGCCTGAGTACCAGTGCCCAGGGCTCCTATGTCGCCCGGCAGTTCTATGAACACCAGACCACCTATGCGCGAACCCGGGCAACCAACTATTTCCTGCTCAGCGCGCGCCTCGAACAGGAACTCGGCCGCATCTGGGGAGTTGAAGGCAGAATCTATGTGGCCGGGCAGAACCTGACCGATAAATACTATGTCGAAGACGGGGAATTAACCGCTGGTCGGACCGTCATCGCCGGCCTGAATTTCCGCTATTGA
- a CDS encoding AraC family transcriptional regulator, giving the protein MVQNRFISNPAVPWVEVRRTEHSEASYKDHSHPELSVGAVTHGSTRLKVRGREELLSNDSLVIIAPHAVHSCNPHSGPRSYLMVYFADAWCHALLRELGGTAQDLRLPDWHVIKDAELFTRLTGLVEGLEKANFALQTSEQWTQFGGDLLVAATCRQHPEQAEPPQVINATKTYLSRSLEHNLTLQQLADRVGYNPYTLLRCFKKNVGLTPHEYLLNLRIAKAKELLRDGLAPAAVAAETGFVDQSHFHRTFRQFVAATPRQYQLRS; this is encoded by the coding sequence ATGGTACAAAACCGTTTCATATCCAACCCGGCCGTCCCCTGGGTCGAGGTCCGCCGGACCGAGCACAGCGAGGCGAGCTACAAGGACCATTCCCACCCGGAACTCTCGGTCGGGGCGGTGACCCACGGCAGCACCCGGTTGAAAGTCCGGGGCCGGGAAGAACTGCTCAGCAACGACTCGCTGGTGATCATCGCGCCACACGCCGTGCACAGCTGCAATCCGCACAGCGGACCTAGGTCGTATCTGATGGTCTACTTTGCCGACGCTTGGTGCCACGCCTTGTTGCGCGAGTTGGGCGGGACTGCGCAAGACCTCCGCTTGCCCGACTGGCATGTGATCAAGGATGCCGAACTGTTTACGCGCCTGACCGGGTTGGTCGAGGGGCTGGAGAAAGCCAACTTTGCCTTGCAGACTTCGGAACAGTGGACCCAGTTTGGCGGGGATTTACTCGTTGCAGCAACGTGCCGACAGCACCCGGAACAGGCCGAGCCGCCGCAGGTCATCAACGCGACCAAGACCTATCTGAGCCGTTCCCTGGAGCACAACCTGACCCTGCAACAGCTGGCCGACCGGGTTGGTTATAACCCCTACACCCTGCTGCGCTGTTTCAAAAAGAATGTCGGCCTGACCCCGCACGAATACCTGCTCAATCTGCGCATCGCCAAAGCCAAGGAGCTGCTCCGGGACGGCCTGGCCCCGGCCGCGGTCGCCGCGGAGACCGGCTTCGTCGATCAGAGTCATTTTCATCGCACCTTCCGCCAGTTCGTCGCGGCTACCCCGCGGCAGTACCAGCTGCGCTCCTGA
- a CDS encoding LysE family translocator has translation MSIDLVEFSTLALAHFVALLSPGPDFILIMGSSFKYGCRQTFAACLGIALANGVYILLAIGGFSILRENLLLFWVMKLAAAGYLFYLGALLIKSTAGTIDYNGSGVGIVKIGFTRMLGRGFMSAILNPKNAIFYLSLMALIVSQQTPVSNQLLYGLWMVGAVLCWDVLVSWSIGNPAVRKGLAAYSWQIERGSGLVLMVVGGFIILK, from the coding sequence ATGTCCATCGATCTGGTTGAATTCAGTACCCTTGCTCTGGCTCATTTCGTTGCCCTGCTCAGCCCCGGGCCGGATTTCATTTTAATCATGGGCAGCTCGTTTAAATACGGCTGTCGGCAAACCTTTGCGGCCTGTCTGGGGATCGCCTTGGCCAACGGGGTTTACATCCTGCTCGCCATCGGCGGGTTCAGTATACTCAGGGAAAACCTGCTGCTTTTTTGGGTCATGAAACTGGCCGCAGCCGGTTACCTGTTCTACCTGGGAGCGTTGCTGATCAAATCAACGGCGGGCACGATCGATTATAACGGCAGCGGGGTCGGTATTGTGAAGATCGGTTTTACCCGCATGTTGGGGCGGGGGTTCATGTCTGCGATCCTCAATCCTAAAAATGCCATTTTCTATTTGAGCCTGATGGCCCTGATCGTCTCCCAGCAAACGCCGGTCAGCAACCAGCTGTTGTACGGGCTGTGGATGGTCGGTGCGGTCCTGTGCTGGGATGTGCTGGTGTCCTGGAGTATTGGCAATCCCGCCGTCCGCAAGGGCCTGGCGGCCTACAGTTGGCAGATCGAGCGGGGCTCAGGCCTGGTGCTGATGGTGGTGGGCGGGTTTATCATTCTCAAGTGA
- a CDS encoding radical SAM protein has product MESNRKFLISLQDGLQVEAVWYGSGTLCLSSQAGCAMACPFCASGRHGLRRNLTCEELFLQLDTCRRAGIEPQRLTISGIGEPLQNLANVSRFITACGQQRLPVSLTTTGMPLTGIAELLRLPHNGVMFSLHAGRAATYQRLLPKGPGLAPLRECLAQCWPHLSGRQRRRLGVNYLLLAGVNDQPAELEALCGWLYPFPELTLHLLFCNPVPGSSFYSPAPDQADHIHTLLRQRGIHVRRANRWRQQLEGGCGTLLLGSSLENDKPAHHHQHQA; this is encoded by the coding sequence ATGGAAAGCAACCGAAAATTTTTGATTTCATTGCAGGATGGTCTGCAGGTGGAAGCGGTCTGGTATGGCAGCGGCACGCTCTGCCTGTCCAGTCAGGCCGGCTGTGCCATGGCCTGCCCGTTCTGTGCATCCGGGCGGCATGGTTTGCGCCGCAACCTGACTTGCGAAGAATTATTTTTACAGCTCGATACCTGTCGCCGGGCCGGAATTGAGCCGCAGCGGCTGACCATTTCCGGAATTGGCGAACCGCTGCAGAACCTGGCCAACGTCAGCCGGTTCATCACTGCCTGCGGGCAGCAACGGCTACCGGTGTCCCTGACCACCACCGGTATGCCTTTAACAGGGATTGCCGAGCTGTTGCGCCTGCCCCACAACGGGGTCATGTTTTCCCTGCATGCCGGCCGCGCGGCAACCTATCAGAGGCTGCTCCCCAAAGGTCCCGGCCTTGCCCCGTTGCGGGAGTGCCTGGCGCAGTGCTGGCCCCATTTGAGCGGTCGCCAGCGCCGCCGACTGGGGGTGAACTATCTGCTGCTGGCGGGGGTGAACGATCAGCCGGCCGAGCTGGAAGCTCTGTGCGGCTGGCTGTACCCCTTTCCGGAGCTGACCCTGCACCTGCTTTTTTGTAATCCGGTGCCGGGATCTTCTTTTTACAGCCCGGCCCCTGACCAGGCCGATCATATCCATACCCTGCTGCGTCAGCGCGGTATCCATGTCCGCCGCGCCAATCGCTGGCGGCAACAGCTTGAGGGCGGCTGCGGAACGTTGCTGCTGGGGTCCTCACTTGAGAATGATAAACCCGCCCACCACCATCAGCACCAGGCCTGA
- a CDS encoding class I SAM-dependent methyltransferase — protein sequence MNTAVTHWAEQWARSQRKNAVRNTPSFWDKRAPEFRKHQVAKTEYAEDFIRFMQLQPHWSVLDVGCGCGNLALPLAKQVALITALDFSPTMLELLQQGCVEQGVDNITTIHGRWEDDWDSLGVGRHDVAIASRSLAVSDLPAALSKLNQAARRQVYVTAMVGDGPHDKRVYQAIGRPLANGPDYIYLYNILHEMGIYANVSFITNTVWNSYDDLDEAIAVTAAKIGELTADERTRLQEYLMTELVSYQGKLRLPEPRVIRWAIIYWDKGEWR from the coding sequence ATGAATACTGCCGTCACGCATTGGGCCGAGCAGTGGGCTCGCTCGCAAAGAAAAAATGCCGTACGAAACACCCCTTCCTTTTGGGACAAACGCGCACCCGAATTCAGAAAACACCAGGTGGCCAAGACAGAATACGCAGAAGATTTCATTCGCTTCATGCAACTGCAACCTCATTGGAGTGTTCTTGATGTGGGTTGCGGTTGCGGGAACCTGGCCTTGCCATTGGCAAAGCAAGTCGCTTTGATCACTGCCCTCGATTTCTCCCCAACCATGCTCGAACTGTTGCAGCAGGGCTGTGTTGAACAGGGGGTGGACAATATCACCACGATTCACGGCCGCTGGGAGGATGACTGGGACTCCCTTGGGGTCGGCCGTCACGACGTGGCCATTGCCTCGCGTTCGCTGGCGGTCAGTGACCTTCCCGCGGCGCTCAGTAAACTGAACCAAGCGGCCCGGCGACAAGTCTATGTGACCGCCATGGTCGGCGATGGCCCCCATGACAAGCGCGTCTACCAGGCTATCGGGCGTCCGCTCGCCAACGGCCCCGATTATATCTATCTCTATAATATTCTTCATGAAATGGGAATTTATGCTAACGTCTCTTTTATCACCAATACGGTCTGGAACAGTTATGACGATCTCGATGAAGCCATAGCGGTCACGGCGGCCAAGATTGGGGAATTGACGGCGGATGAGAGAACGCGGCTGCAGGAATATTTAATGACCGAACTGGTTTCTTACCAGGGCAAGTTGCGGCTGCCAGAGCCCAGGGTTATTCGCTGGGCAATCATTTACTGGGACAAAGGGGAATGGCGCTAG